The Dioscorea cayenensis subsp. rotundata cultivar TDr96_F1 unplaced genomic scaffold, TDr96_F1_v2_PseudoChromosome.rev07_lg8_w22 25.fasta BLBR01000381.1, whole genome shotgun sequence genome has a segment encoding these proteins:
- the LOC120254213 gene encoding rab3 GTPase-activating protein catalytic subunit-like has product MEASLSFVSRAKTAFHSAAVKAEKVLSDIKADLTIDRERDAQSNRVVGIASDQDMVGADESNKVLEEATDRKTTEEEDNSGKCIKYTVIPATILGQLAVAFERAQSYKSIKDILSLAVDPLPNKDRTGFGFSTVKALVRREKDEKSNSDCCLDEEFHYLTRILFDSEEHIPSGKATSCSKILPMMYLSRDILSAPPESLVVRLSVLVGGFKSLQKMVAFWVYVVGELRRLWSEGKPIPHVPLEGNPDLNSCPLHQQLQVINCCISRQQRRVLATESLDFVLKEVSLDGDQSDYLPGTNQMVYARTSSGHHVLRLGADHPSENLTMLETGEAVYSPVTQEGPVLTEELIKETEEFVLRTGSVGAGCSQLLSDMQAFKAANPGCVLENFVRWHSPPDWTEDSDGEANVAADAEDSSSRRGRLSRRMRKEGNLWRELWETAKPLPAIRQTPLFDEDLAVESILTTLEEISPSELFEQLFVSALCSSFLIAEATLSADSNLSELFYKCKDYVIATYQSGTTDKNLADICKVYETVEKIMTHPEEAVKIMDRSDETFSNEQPKNRFKKISMNFLGKDRQTPLHWKAVKDEKNSQEKQSHVLSNLFDKGSSLFSKMNSKSSGAPAPAPAPSSVPSGLDGTDWTIV; this is encoded by the exons ATGGAGGCCTCTCTCTCCTTCGTTTCGAGGGCTAAGACCGCCTTCCACTCCGCCGCGGTCAAGGCTGAGAAAGTCCTGTCCGACATCAAAGCCGATCTCACTATAGATCGAG AGAGGGATGCGCAATCCAACAGGGTAGTGGGGATAGCTTCGGATCAAGACATGGTGGGAGCTGACGAATCGAACAAAGTCCTTGAAGAG GCCACAGATAGAAAAACCACAGAAGAAGAGGATAATTCAGGCAAATGTATTAAGTACACTGTCATTCCGGCCACTATTTTGGGCCAGCTGGCAGTGGCTTTTGA GCGTGCTCAGAGTTATAAGTCTATAAAAGATATATTATCATTAGCTGTGGATCCTTTACCCAACAAAGATAGGACAGGGTTTGGCTTTTCTACTGTGAAGGCATTAGTTCGTCGTGAAAAGGATGAAAAGTCAAATTCTGACTGCTGTCTTGATGAGGAATTCCACTATCTGACGCGTATATTGTTTGATTCAG AGGAACATATTCCTTCGGGGAAAGCCACGTCTTGTTCAAAAATCCttcctatgatgtatttgtcaAGGGATATACTTAGTGCTCCTCCTGAAAGCCTTGTTGTTCGACTTTCGGTGCTTGTTGGAGGCTTTAAATCCCTGCAGAAGATGGTAGCCTTTTGGGTCTATGTTGTTGGAGAA CTGAGGAGGCTATGGTCTGAAGGGAAGCCTATACCTCATGTTCCATTGGAGGGAAATCCAGACTTAAATTCTTGCCCTCTACATCAGCAGTTACAGGTTATAAATTGTTGCATTTCCAGGCAACAACGTCGAGTTCTTGCCACCGAGTCATTAGATTTTGTACTGAAAGAGGTCAGTCTAGATGGCGACCAGTCAGATTATCTCCCAGGGACCAATCAAATGGTTTATGCGAGAACAAGCTCAGGACATCATGTTCTCAGACTTGGTGCTGATCACCCATCTGAAAATCTGACCATGTTGGAGACAGGTGAAGCAGTATATTCTCCTGTTACTCAG GAGGGCCCGGTTTTAACAGAAGAACTTATTAAAGAAACAGAGGAATTTGTGCTGCGTACTGGGAG TGTTGGTGCTGGGTGTTCTCAACTTCTCTCTGATATGCAAGCTTTCAAG GCTGCAAACCCTGGATGTGTTCTAGAGAATTTTGTAAGATGGCATTCTCCACCGGATTGGACTGAAGATTCAGACGGTGAGGCAAATGTTGCGGCTGATGCAGAAGATTCATCATCCAGAAGAGGTCGACTAAGCAGACGAATGCGGAAGGAAG GTAATTTGTGGCGTGAATTATGGGAAACTGCAAAACCATTGCCAGCCATTAGACAAACACCACTTTTCGATGAGGATTTAGCTGT TGAAAGCATTTTAACCACCTTGGAGGAAATCTCCCCATCAGAGCTCTTTGAGCAACTTTTTGTCTCTGCT CTATGCTCGAGCTTTCTGATAGCAGAAGCTACACTCTCTGCAGACAGTAACTTATCTGAACTATTCTACAAATGTAAAGACTACGTGATCGCTACTTATCAAAGTGGCACGACAGATAAAAATTTAGCTGATATCTGCAAA GTGTATGAAACAGTAGAGAAAATCATGACTCATCCTGAGGAAGCTGTTAAGATCATGGATCGATCTGATGAAACATTTTCAAATGAACAACCAAAGAACCgattcaaaaaaattagcatgaaCTTTCTCGGCAAAGATAGACAGACACCGTTGCATTGGAAGGCAGTGAAGGATGAGAAGAACTCACAAGAGAAGCAATCTCATGTGTTGTCAAATTTGTTTGATAAAGGATCATCTTTGTTTTCTAAAATGAATTCAAAATCAAGTGGTGCTCCTGCTCCTGCTCCTGCTCCATCCTCTGTTCCCTCTGGTTTGGATGGAACTGATTGGACTATTGTTTGA
- the LOC120254215 gene encoding 5'-tyrosyl-DNA phosphodiesterase-like — protein MFALALKFGAAVAGGALLALGALSLGSQSQELEPLVSTGERYESNSSPVTTRERNNICISPTKIKIKIMSYNVWSREDVEVEERIKALGRLVQEHSPDVIFFQEVTPRIYKLFLSSSWWHLYKHSSVSPEEAEKGKYFCMLLSKVRVKNFISIPFKNSSNEKGLLLAAIEIGLQKTLIVATSHLKSPNPPEMHSKKRVSQAKAALGYLQLFPNVVFGGDMNWDENIDGTFPLQGVWKDAWTELRGGEDGWTFDTKSNPMLQCSYPLQKRLDRFVCKLEDCSMKNVEMIGKKPIPGMFHHNKGKVLPVLPSDHYGLILTISVNV, from the exons ATGTTTGCTTTGGCTCTTAAGTTTGGCGCTGCCGTGGCAGGAGGTGCTCTATTGGCTCTAGGTGCTCTGAGTTTAGGATCCCAATCTCAAGAACTTGAACctcttg TTTCAACAGGAGAAAGATATGAATCTAATTCTTCTCCGGTTACAACAAGAGAGAGAAATAACATATGTATTTCTCCAACCAAGATCAAGATCAAGATCATGAGCTATAACGTTTGGTCCCGTGAAGATGTTGAAGTGGAAGAGAGAATAAAAGCTCTCGGCAGATTGGTACAAGAGCACTCACCGGACGTCATTTTCTTTCAG GAGGTAACTCCACGTATCTATAAACTATTTCTGAGTTCAAGCTGGTGGCATTTGTATAAGCACTCTTCAGTTTCACCAGAGGAGgcagaaaaaggaaaatatttcTGTATGCTG TTGAGCAAAGTAAGAGTGAAAAATTTTATCTCGATTCCGTTCAAGAATTCATCTAATGAAAAAGGTCTACTTTTAGCTGCAATCGAGATCGGTTTGCAAAAGACACTCATTGTTGCAACAAGTCATCTCAAGAGTCCGAATCCTCCGGAGATGCATTCGAAAAAACGAGTATCTCAGGCAAAGGCAGCTCTCGGGTATCTTCAGCTTTTCCCGAATGTGGTATTTGGTGGTGACATGAATTGGGATGAGAACATAGACGGAACTTTTCCTCTACAAGGAGTGTGGAAAGATGCATGGACAGAATTGAGAGGAGGAGAAGATGGATGGACTTTTGatacaaaatcaaatccaatgCTGCAATGTAGTTATCCTCTGCAGAAAAGATTAGACAGGTTTGTCTGCAAATTGGAAGATTGCAGTATGAAGAATGTAGAAATGATCGGAAAGAAGCCAATTCCGGGGATGTTCCATCACAACAAGGGGAAGGTACTCCCTGTTCTTCCTAGTGATCATTATGGCCTCATCTTGACCATCTCTGTTAATGTGTGA
- the LOC120254211 gene encoding uncharacterized protein LOC120254211: protein MGNGESSLFSSALEVGAVVAGAVLILRALSLGSQSEELEPDHDFPRVSTGARYESDSSPVATRGRRNINISQTSMIKIMSYNVWSNEDVEVKVRMAAIGNLVQKHSPDIILFQEVTPRIYKLFQSSSWWQLYKHSSVSPEEAAQGQYFCMLLSKVRVKKFISIPFKNPPSEKGLFLAVIEIGLNKPIIVATSHLKSPNPPKMHSEERVSQAKTALGFLQEFPNVIFGGDMNWDENIDGAFPLHGVWKDAWPELKGRKNGWTFDTKSNPMLQCSYPLQKRLDRFICKLEDCSMKNVEMIGKKAIPGIFCYNKGKVLPVLPSDHYGLILTISLDA from the exons ATGGGAAATGGCGAGAGTTCATTGTTTTCTTCAGCTCTTGAGGTTGGTGCTGTTGTGGCAGGAGCTGTCTTGATTCTACGTGCTTTGTCTTTAGGATCCCAATCTGAAGAACTTGAACCTGatcatg ATTTTCCTCGAGTTTCAACGGGAGCAAGATATGAATCTGATTCTTCTCCAGTTGCAACAAGAGGGAgaagaaacataaatatttcTCAAACGTCTATGATCAAAATCATGAGCTATAATGTTTGGTCCAATGAAGATGTGGAAGTGAAGGTGAGAATGGCAGCTATCGGTAACTTGGTACAAAAGCACTCACCGGACATCATTTTATTTCAG GAAGTAACTCCACGTATCTATAAACTCTTTCAGAGTTCAAGTTGGTGGCAGTTGTATAAACACTCTTCAGTTTCACCAGAGGAGGCAGCACAAGGACAATATTTCTGCATGCTG TTGAGCAAAGTAAGAGTAAAAAAATTCATCTCCATTCCGTTCAAGAATCCACCAAGTGAAAAAGGGCTGTTTTTAGCTGTAATCGAAATCGGTTTGAACAAACCAATCATTGTTGCGACAAGCCATCTCAAGAGCCCGAATCCTCCGAAGATGCATTCGGAAGAACGAGTATCTCAGGCGAAGACAGCTCTCGGATTCCTTCAGGAATTTCCGAATGTGATATTTGGAGGTGACATGAACTGGGATGAGAACATAGACGGAGCTTTTCCTCTGCATGGAGTGTGGAAAGATGCATGGCCAGAgttgaaaggaagaaaaaatggATGGACTTTTGatacaaaatcaaatccaatgTTGCAATGTAGTTATCCTCTGCAGAAAAGATTAGACAGGTTTATCTGCAAATTGGAAGATTGCAGTATGAAGAATGTAGAAATGATAGGAAAGAAGGCAATTCCGGGGATATTCTGTTACAACAAGGGGAAGGTACTCCCTGTTCTTCCTAGTGATCATTATGGCCTCATCTTGACTATCTCTCTTGATGCTTAA
- the LOC120254216 gene encoding 5'-tyrosyl-DNA phosphodiesterase-like: MGNAGSGMQLPWLRGDQKVQEKEVVTEGSLLAMGAYSVVTSGFGDLEKAPRGGAGYQRPQGFVPGDGKTTLKIMSYNVCSNEEVHVNERMKAIGELIEHHSPDIVLLQDVTKHIYEIFMSFSWWDLYKCSVSPEKASRKTEQFCIILSKFPVRGFISKQFSDTEMGRSWCSADIDTGLDKKLIITTCQLESCTAENNNSSKRLAQVEELQALSKYAPNVIWGGAFNWDEDKDKAFPLNDGLMDAWETLKPAENGGNYDTETNSMRKNQNHLQKRFDRFIYRLEDFSCKSVELIGTEAINGVLPSDHYGLILIISFE; the protein is encoded by the exons atggggAATGCAGGGAGTGGCATGCAGCTACCATGGCTCCGAGGAGATCAAAAAGTACAAGAGAAGGAGGTTGTCACAGAAGGCTCACTTTTAGCTATGGGTGCATATAGTGTTGTGACTTCAGGCTTCGGTGATCTTGAAAAGGCTCCTCGTGGCGGTGCTGGCTATCAACGTCCACAAGGTTTTGTTCcag GAGATGGAAAAACAACATTGAAGATCATGAGTTATAATGTGTGTTCTAATGAAGAAGTGCATGTAAATGAGAGGATGAAAGCAATTGGTGAACTTATAGAGCATCACTCTCCAGACATTGTCCTCTTGCAG GATGTTACAAagcatatatatgaaattttcatGAGTTTTAGTTGGTGGGATTTGTACAAATGTTCAGTTTCTCCAGAAAAGGCTTCTCGCAAAACTGAACAGTTCTGCATCATA TTGAGCAAATTCCCAGTAAGAGGATTCATTTCCAAACAATTCAGTGACACAGAAATGGGAAGAAGTTGGTGCTCGGCCGATATCGATACCGGTTTAGATAAGAAGCTCATTATTACAACATGCCAGCTTGAGAGCTGCACAGCTGAAAATAACAACTCTAGCAAACGTTTAGCTCAGGTTGAAGAACTTCAGGCTCTTTCCAAATATGCTCCAAATGTGATATGGGGTGGTGCTTTCAACTGGGATGAGGACAAAGACAAAGCTTTTCCTCTGAATGATGGTTTAATGGATGCATGGGAAACACTCAAACCTGCAGAAAATGGAGGGAATTATGATActgaaacaaactcaatgcggaaaaatcaaaatcatctGCAGAAAAGGTTTGACAGGTTTATCTACAGATTGGAGGATTTCTCTTGCAAAAGTGTGGAATTAATTGGAACAGAAGCCATTAATGGAGTTTTGCCAAGTGATCACTATGGTCTAATCTTAATCATCTCTTTTGAATAA
- the LOC120254212 gene encoding uncharacterized protein LOC120254212, with translation MPFKNSSKGKGVVIAEIKIGLDKTLIATTSHLKCQNPPKKYNSEQRASHEAKETLRILQNFPNVIFGGDMNWDEDKNGAFPLQGVWKDAWIELRGGENGWTFDTKSNPMLQCSYPLQKTLDRFICKLEDCSMKNVEMIGKKPIPGIYYKNKKKLLPVLPSDHYGLILTVYLDARDVS, from the coding sequence ATGCCGTTCAAGAATTCATCCAAAGGAAAAGGGGTAGTTATAGCCGAAATCAAAATCGGTTTAGACAAGACACTCATTGCTACAACAAGCCATCTCAAGTGCCAGAATCCTCCGAAGAAGTACAACAGTGAACAGCGAGCATCTCATGAGGCAAAGGAAACTCTCCGAATTCTCCAGAATTTTCCAAATGTGATATTTGGAGGTGACATGAACTGGGATGAGGACAAAAATGGGGCTTTTCCTCTGCAAGGAGTGTGGAAAGATGCTTGGATAGAGTTGAGAGGAGGAGAAAATGGATGGACTTTTGatacaaaatcaaatccaatgCTGCAATGTAGTTATCCTCTGCAAAAAACATTGGACAGGTTTATCTGCAAATTGGAAGATTGCAGTATGAAGAACGTAGAAATGATCGGAAAGAAGCCAATTCCGGGGATATAttacaaaaacaagaagaagctACTTCCTGTTCTTCCTAGTGATCATTATGGCCTCATCTTGACTGTCTATCTTGACGCGCGTGACGTGAGTTAA
- the LOC120254214 gene encoding L-ascorbate oxidase homolog: MHSKTLTLFLLLFFSSFFFSSIHVEADDPYRFLTWNVTYGFIYPLGVQQQGILINGQFPGPQIECQTNDNLIINVFNSLNEPFLISWNGIQQRRNSWQDGVYGTTCPIPPGKNFTYMLQVKDQIGSYYYFPFLAMHKAAGGFGGFKILSRPMIPVPFPPPAGDFTILAGDWFKANHTDLRATLDGGHSLPFPDGVLINGRGWNGNTFTVQQGKTYRFRISNIGLTTCLNIRFQGHKMKLVEVEGSHTLQNTYSSLDVCLGQSYSVLVTADQPPLDYYIAVSTRFTNPVLTTTAILHYSNSAGRPSGSPPGGPTVEIDFSLNQARSIRWNLTASGPRPNPQGSYHYGMINTTRTIRLANSAATINGKQRYAVNSVSFIPADTPLKLADYYKISGVFWAGSIPDRPTFGGAYLQTSVMGANYREYIEIVFENYENTVQSWHIDGYSFFVVGMDGGQWSSTKSRKSYNLRDTVARCSFQVYPKSWTAIYMALDNVGMWNIRSENWERQYLGQQFYLRVYTPSNSWRDEYPIPRNALLCGRAAGRKTRPL; encoded by the exons ATGCATAGCAAAACTCtcactctttttcttcttctcttcttctcctccttctttttctcttctatcCATGTTGAAGCTGATGATCCTTACCGTTTCCTCACTTGGAATGTCACTTATGGATTCATTTATCCTCTTGGAGTCCAACAACAG GGAATTTTGATAAATGGGCAGTTTCCAGGACCACAGATTGAGTGTCAAACTAATGATAATCTCATCATCAATGTCTTCAACAGCCTCAATGAACCCTTTCTCATctcctg GAATGGAATACAACAAAGGAGGAATTCATGGCAAGATGGAGTTTATGGCACAACTTGCCCAATTCCACCAGGAAAGAACTTCACTTACATGCTCCAAGTCAAGGACCAAATTGGTTCTTACTACTACTTCCCATTTCTTGCAATGCACAAAGCTGCAGGTGGATTTGGTGGCTTCAAGATTCTCAGCCGTCCAATGATTCCCGTCCCTTTTCCTCCTCCTGCCGGAGACTTCACCATCCTCGCCGGCGATTGGTTCAAGGCCAATCACACT GACTTGAGGGCGACTTTAGATGGCGGTCACAGCCTTCCTTTTCCTGATGGTGTACTCATCAATGGCCGTGGATGGAACGGCAACACGTTCACTGTCCAACAAG GTAAGACATACAGATTCCGTATTTCGAATATCGGGTTGACGACATGTTTGAACATCAGATTTCAAGGTCACAAAAtgaaattggttgaagttgaagGCTCTCACACTCTTCAGAACACTTATTCTTCTCTTGATGTTTGTCTGGGCCAGTCTTACTCTGTGCTTGTCACTGCTGATCAACCTCCTTTAGATTACTACATTGCAGTTTCAACTCGATTTACAAATCCTGTACTAACCACCACCGCTATTCTTCATTATAGCAACTCCGCCGGGAGGCCGTCCGGGTCCCCTCCCGGAGGGCCTACTGTTGAGATCGACTTCTCCCTCAATCAAGCCAGATCGATCCg ATGGAATCTAACAGCAAGTGGACCGAGACCGAACCCGCaaggctcttatcattatggaATGATCAACACTACGAGAACAATTCGTCTCGCGAACTCTGCTGCAACAATTAATGGGAAACAAAGATATGCTGTCAATAGTGTCTCCTTCATTCCGGCTGACACTCCTCTGAAACTTGCAGATTATTATAAAATCTCCGGCGTGTTTTGGGCAGGAAGTATTCCTGACAGACCAACCTTTGGAGGTGCATATCTGCAGACATCTGTCATGGGAGCCAATTACAGAGAGTACATTGAGATTGTCTTTGAGAACTATGAGAACACTGTCCAGTCATGGCATATCGACGGTTATTCATTCTTCGTTGTCGG AATGGATGGAGGACAATGGTCATCTACTAAAAGCAGAAAAAGTTACAATCTTAGAGACACTGTTGCACGGTGCTCGTTTCAG GTCTACCCGAAATCATGGACAGCAATTTACATGGCATTGGACAATGTTGGAATGTGGAACATAAGATCAGAGAACTGGGAAAGACAGTACTTAGGACAGCAATTTTATCTGAGAGTTTACACTCCATCAAATTCATGGAGAGATGAGTACCCAATTCCCAGGAATGCTCTTCTCTGTGGCAGAGCAGCTGGGAGGAAAACAAGGCCACTCTAA